Part of the Liberibacter crescens BT-1 genome is shown below.
ATATAAGCCCAATATTAGAAAATTTTGCACGAAGAGATACATCAATCTGCCTTGATCTGACTTTTACAATAAACCCAGCGATAAGCGAAGGGTCTACAATAATATTCAACAGCACTTCTTGACCAAAGATTTCTCTAAGACAAACCCTAAATTCATTTTTTTCTTCTATAGAAAGAACATCAGCAACTTTAACATCAGCTATAATCTCACCACGATAATAAGAACAAATCATATTAAATGCTTCTATAACCTGTTTGACACAAAGCAAACGATTGTTCTTAATTAATAACTTAAAAAAATTAATCGAAATCTCACAAAAACCAGCTTTTTTTACAAAAGCATCAACAATGTCAATCTTCTCTTTAACAGAGAAAACAGGACTTTCTAGAAACATCTTAAAATCAGCATTTTCAGAAAAAATTTGCGCAAAATACAATACATCATTTGATACAGAATCAATCAGACCCTCTTCACTGGCAACACTAAAAAGTGAATGAGCATATCGTCCAATCAACCCAGGGAAAAGCCTATATAAATCTATCACAAAAACCCACTTCCTGATTAAAAATAAAAAACCAAGAAAAAATTCAAACCTAAAAAGACAAAAAATATTTTAAAACATTAAAACCTAAAACAATCAAGGAGAGTTTATATCAAAACAGCCATTAGCATAGGACTAAAAAATTAGCAACAACCTGACTTCATAACACCAAATAACCTAAATTTTTAGTTTTACTGTTTTAAGAAAAAAATACAATACACACCATTATTTATATTTAAAATTTAATCAATAATCTATAATGAACAAAAATCAATTAACATACTGAATAAATTTTAAAATGCGATTTAATAACTAATGTTCTAATTATAGATATTTTTCCTTAAAATAATCATAATACGTCGATGATCAACCTGATCACAACTTTTTAACATGCTTATTGTGCATACATCACATCATAAACCAATAGATTTATATCTGAGTTACAAAAGATAAATAACCCTTTTTTATACAATACTCCTTTTATTCACAAGTCTTATCCAGCATAACGGCTCATCCATACGCCAAACACAAGAAGAACAGAATTAACTTTCTTTCATTGTTTATCTATCATTGAGCAACAACATTAAATAAATATTCATTTATAAAAACTTAAAACAAATCAAATAATCTGGTGGTCACAGAAAGGATCATGATCCTTATACCAGGAAGTGATACTGTCAACCATAGACAAACCAGGAATTATTAACTTCACAAAGTTGTTGTATATTCACTTTTAAGCAAAGGTTTTGGAAAAGTATTTCTTGACTCAGGAGTCATTAATAAACTTTTTTGATCATCAACAACTTCATATTCCATGTTTAAATCATTTTTTTTAAAGAAAACTTTGCGGATCTATATCAAACTGAACATTTACTGATTTGGGTTTTTTTGGTGAATGTAAAAGCATAGCTTTAATAAAAGCCTGCAAGGATGCTTGACGTGTTCCATGAATCAAAAGTCGAAATCGGTATAATCCTCGTAACAAAGCCAATGGAGCTTCTGCTGGACCGAACACAAGGATTCCTGATGCTTTAGGAGAATTCTTACGCAATTCTTGCGCATATATTTCAGCTTCCTGACGGTCTCTAGAAGAAACAATTACAGCAGCGAGACGGGTAAAAGGAGGGAGAAGAGCTTTTTTTCTTTCATAAATTTCACACTCATAAAAAGCCTTCGAATCTCCTGAAACAAGAGCCTGCATCACTGGATGCTCTGGATCATAAACTTGAATGAGGCCAAGACTTGTAAGACCAAAACGTCCAGCACGGCCAACAACTTGCGATAATAACTGAAAAGTACGTTCAGCAGCACGCAAATCAACATTAGAAAGACTAAGATCGCCATCAACAACCCCTACCAAAGACATACGTGGGAAATTATGTCCTTTTGCAATCAGCTGAGTACCAATAACTATATCAACATTTCCCTTAGCAATCGCTTTTAATTGTGAACGAAACCTCTTCGCCCCCCCCTCCATATCGGAAGACAGTATAACAATATGTGCTTGAGGAAAATAGCTCTCAACTTCCTCAGAAATCCTCTCAACTCCAGGCCCACAAGCAATCATACAATTGCACGATTCACATTCAGGACAGGTTTCTCTCTTGGGCTCAACATACCCACACTGATGACAGCGCAAGTCATTCGAAGAACGATGTTCTACAAGCCAAGAGGAACAATCAGGACATTGGAATCGATAACCACATACCCGGCATAAAGTTAAAGGAGCATAACCACGCCGATTTAGAAAAAGAAGGGTTTGCTCTCCTTTCTTCAAGGTATTTTCTATATTAGCTAATAATTTAGAAGAAAGGAATTTCCCATGCTTTAATGACTCGTATCGCATATCAACAAGCTGTACATCAGGTAAAACAGAGCCCTTATAGCGTTGAGCCAAATAAACCGCATGATATCTGCCAAAGGATCGATTGATCTGACTTTCTATAGAAGGCGTTGCTGAAACGAGTATAACAGGGAAACCTTCAAGTCGTCCGCGCACAACAGACATGTCACGGGCATTATAAAAAATTCTATCTTCTTGCTTATAAGCAGGATCATGTTCTTCATCAACAATAATAAGGCCTAACTCTTTAAAAGGCAAAAATAATGCAGAACGAGCGCCAATAACTACCCGTATCTGACCACACATCGTCTGTCTCCAAACATCCTCACGCACACGCGATGAAAGACCAGAGTGCCATTCAGCAGCTTTTGCTCCAAAACGACTCTGGAAGCGCTCTAAACAAGATTCTGTCAAGGTAATTTCAGGCAAAAGAATCAGCACCTGCTTACCCAAACTCAAAATCTTCGCAACAGCTTCCAAATAAACTTCAGTCTTTCCAGATCCTGTAACTCCCTCGACCAATGATACAGAAAAGCCTCCTTCACACAAAGCAACAAGATTTCTTACAGCCTCATATTGATGATCTTCTAATTTGGGTCTACAAAAATTGGGATCTGGTGGCATAACCATAGGGGAAACAGGAATATTGACCTGTTCAATAATTCCCTGAACCTGTAAACCATCAATAACACTCGGTGAAACTCCAGCAGTCTTTATTAATTCATTTTTTAACCAAATATCTTTTTCTTTAATTTTTTCTATAACACGAGAGCGAGCTGCAGTGAGAATCTGTGGCTGACCTCCAATATAGCGCAATCCTTTTTCTTTTATTTGTTTTTTAAGTATCGCAGGAGTATATAGTACCATACGTGCTATTAGACCAGGCATTGATAATGTATAATCAGAGACCCAATTGATAAACTCACACATCTTACGCGAAATAGGCAAACAATCAAAAACATGCTCAATAGAACGCATTTTTTCTGAAGAAATATGAGAATACACGTTACCCAACCAAACTATGCCAATAACACTTCTTGATTGTAGAGGAACCCGTACAATAGAACCAACCTGCACGTGAACTTCAGGAGGAACAGAATAAACATACAAATCAGGAATAGGTAAAAGAAGCAAAACAAGAACTTTATAAGAAGTTTTTTTTTCTATATGAAATTCAGAAGAATCCATGGAATTATCTTTCATTCATCAAAATATTACTTTTGTAAGAAAATAAATAATATTATTATTTAAACGAATGTTAATACATTAATGACTAATGGGTTCTTCTTTTGTAAAAATTTTTAACATATAACGCTGTTATAAACCTAAAAAATTAGGTGGATACAGATACGATACAGTGTCATTCAGAAAAATCATACCACAATCCAATTTTTGAAATTCTTATAATTAATAACTTAATATTTACTTTTGACTTTTAAGTTAGGGACTACTTTGAAAAGTTTTTAATAAAGTTTATATTATTTTGTAAGCAGGATGCTCATTAAATGAACCGAAGTCTATATCTTATGTTCATTTCTTTCATGGTAGGTGGATGTGTTCCATTAAATTATGACCATGTAACAACGTCCTCTATACCATCACGGTTTTATGACTCTAAACCACAATATTTTGGCAAAAAAAATCCTGACTTAAATCCTATTCATGGCATTGATGTTTCAAAATGGGACGGGAACATCAAATGGGAAAAGACTAAAAAGTCTGGAGTTTCCTTCGTTTTTATAAAAGCAACCGAAGGTAAAGACTTTTTAGATAACTCTTTTAGCAAAAACTGGCAAAATGCTCATATTTCTGGTATACCCCACGCACCATATCATTTCTATCATTTTTGTTCCAGTGCTGATGAACAAGCCGATTGGTTTATAAGGAATGTTCCTAGAGAATCAGTATATCTCCCTCCTGTAATTGATGTAGAGTGGAATCCTATGTCTAAGACGTGTCCCTATCGCCCTGATCCTCAAATAATACGACAAGAGATGAAAAGATTCATGAATAGGATACAGGGATATTACAAAAAACGTCCAATCATTTATACCTCAGTAGATTTCTACCGAGAAGTTTTATCTAACCACTTCCATGATTATCCTTTTTGGGTGAGATCAGTAGCAGCACACCCTGATATTACATATTCAAATCGCAAATGGCTTTTTTGGCAATATACTAGCACTGGGGTTGTACCTGGCATAGATACTAAAAAAACTGATATAAATGTTTTTTCAGGTTCTTTAAATAAGTGGTATGACTGGTTATCAGAAATGAATATAAATTACTATTCATAAAATTATTTCAATTATTATACTATGATAATAACTTACTTATACTAAACTTTAATTATAAAAGTGATGCTATAAATTTCATGCTAGTATCAAATGCAAATTTGAAATTGATATCCATCTCTATAAGGATAGAAACTAAATATCCTCTATAAAAACTAAAAACCTTAAAAAATTTCAAATTAAAAATAAATACACTTTTAATTTTAAAAAAATATAATACACTATTAAATTACCAAAGTGATTATAATCCACCATTTGACTATATACTAAAAAATCTTATTACTAAAAAATCTTAAAGATTATATCTTTTTTGTAATATATATAGGGATCGTAAATGAAAACGGACAGAGTGTCTTTTTTATCCTTATTCATTATTTTTATTATAATAATAATTCAATTTCCTATCGCTTTAGCTCAAAGTACGAAGACCAAAACTCCATCTTATAGTTCTGTGAATATTCAAGACCAAGAACTTCAAGAAATAAAAACCCAAGTAAAAGAGCTTACTAAAGCCACAAAAACAAACAAATCAGATGATAATGATTTAACAAAAATAAAACTACAAGCGGATGACTTAAGCCGCAAAATCTCTAATATTATTTCTGAATATCATACAAGGCTTGATGAAATTCGTAACCGTCTTGTAGAACTTGGAAATCCTACTGAAAATCCTCAACAACCGGAACCTTCAATTGTTGTAGCTGAACGAAGTAATTTAATATCACAACGAGCTCAAAAAACTGCCTTCTTAAGTGAAGCAGATGCATTATACAATACTGTCGACCAAATTTCTAAAGACATAACTGAACAAAGAAACCAACTTTTCAAAGAAACACTTTTTAGTCGCAATAATGTTAGTTTCAGTCTTATCGAAGAAAGCGTTTCTTCTCTTTGGGAAGAAATTTCTTCTTCTTTTATGACATTCATAACTTGGGCCCTATTTGTTTGGAAAGAAAAATAAAATATTTTATGATTGTTTTTGGAAGCTCTTTAGCAGCAGCCTTTCTTTTTCTTTTAGGAATTTCTAAACTATTTGGTATCCATACCAAACAAAA
Proteins encoded:
- the atpH gene encoding ATP synthase F1 subunit delta; amino-acid sequence: MIDLYRLFPGLIGRYAHSLFSVASEEGLIDSVSNDVLYFAQIFSENADFKMFLESPVFSVKEKIDIVDAFVKKAGFCEISINFFKLLIKNNRLLCVKQVIEAFNMICSYYRGEIIADVKVADVLSIEEKNEFRVCLREIFGQEVLLNIIVDPSLIAGFIVKVRSRQIDVSLRAKFSNIGLILKEVG
- a CDS encoding glycoside hydrolase family 25 protein → MNRSLYLMFISFMVGGCVPLNYDHVTTSSIPSRFYDSKPQYFGKKNPDLNPIHGIDVSKWDGNIKWEKTKKSGVSFVFIKATEGKDFLDNSFSKNWQNAHISGIPHAPYHFYHFCSSADEQADWFIRNVPRESVYLPPVIDVEWNPMSKTCPYRPDPQIIRQEMKRFMNRIQGYYKKRPIIYTSVDFYREVLSNHFHDYPFWVRSVAAHPDITYSNRKWLFWQYTSTGVVPGIDTKKTDINVFSGSLNKWYDWLSEMNINYYS
- a CDS encoding primosomal protein N' produces the protein MDSSEFHIEKKTSYKVLVLLLLPIPDLYVYSVPPEVHVQVGSIVRVPLQSRSVIGIVWLGNVYSHISSEKMRSIEHVFDCLPISRKMCEFINWVSDYTLSMPGLIARMVLYTPAILKKQIKEKGLRYIGGQPQILTAARSRVIEKIKEKDIWLKNELIKTAGVSPSVIDGLQVQGIIEQVNIPVSPMVMPPDPNFCRPKLEDHQYEAVRNLVALCEGGFSVSLVEGVTGSGKTEVYLEAVAKILSLGKQVLILLPEITLTESCLERFQSRFGAKAAEWHSGLSSRVREDVWRQTMCGQIRVVIGARSALFLPFKELGLIIVDEEHDPAYKQEDRIFYNARDMSVVRGRLEGFPVILVSATPSIESQINRSFGRYHAVYLAQRYKGSVLPDVQLVDMRYESLKHGKFLSSKLLANIENTLKKGEQTLLFLNRRGYAPLTLCRVCGYRFQCPDCSSWLVEHRSSNDLRCHQCGYVEPKRETCPECESCNCMIACGPGVERISEEVESYFPQAHIVILSSDMEGGAKRFRSQLKAIAKGNVDIVIGTQLIAKGHNFPRMSLVGVVDGDLSLSNVDLRAAERTFQLLSQVVGRAGRFGLTSLGLIQVYDPEHPVMQALVSGDSKAFYECEIYERKKALLPPFTRLAAVIVSSRDRQEAEIYAQELRKNSPKASGILVFGPAEAPLALLRGLYRFRLLIHGTRQASLQAFIKAMLLHSPKKPKSVNVQFDIDPQSFL